The genomic segment CTTATATTTACACTGGCGTGTATTGCGTTGACGGAAAGCGCCTGTACCACACGGGAAGGTAAAAGCGATACACAAGGTTCGGCTGTTATCATGAATATGAAAGGAGCCGAGCTTGACAACATTATGAACGATAGGGCGGAAAAAGAGCAGTATCTCGTTATCGATGTACGCGAAAAAAATGAGTATGATGCAGGGCATGTCCGCTATGCAATCAATATCAGCCTCAACGATATTGAAGGCCGATTGGATGATATCGCCGACCTCAAGGATAAAAACATCATTGTTATTTGCAGAAGCGGAAGACGAAGCAGGGCTGCAGCCGAAATATTACAAAAAAACGGATTTACAAAAGTGTTCAATGCGGACGGTGTCGCCGCGTATTCCTACAAGTCGCTCACAAAAGTTGCAAACGTACGCGGAAAGCAAATGCAGGCGCTGGTGAATACCGGGAACTATTCCGTCGTCGATGCCCGGGAGCCGGCGGATTATGCCGTATCGCATTTAAAAGGCGCGCTATCGGGAAATGCGGATACCGTTGCCGAAATACTGCCCCGGCTGCCTAAGGATAAACCGGTGCTGACCTACTGCTATTCCGGAAACCGCTCTTTTGCTGTTGCGGAAAAATTGGCAGCCGCAGGGTACACGGTGATAAACAGTTTAGACGGCATCAACGAATACCCTGACTTTGAATTGATAAAATAAACAAACCCGTGCTGTCTTTTTTTAAACCTCGCCGGGATTAAGCTGCGTTAAAATTTCGGTGTGGTCTTCAAAAATGGCAACGGTGTGCTCCATGTGGCAGGAACAGGACTTGTCGGCGCTGACGACCGTCCATCCGTCGGCACGGGTTTTAACATCCGCCGTACCGAGGTTGATCATCGGTTCTATCGCAATAACCATGCCGGGTACCAGCCTCGGATTCGGCGCGCCCCGCTCCGGTACATTCGGAATATTCGGATCTTCGTGGACTTTAAGCCCGACCCCGTGGCCGCAGTATTCATACACGACGCCGTAGTTATACTGCCGCGCCAAATCGTATACCGCGCGCGATATTGCGTTTACACGCTTACCTGCCTGACAGGCAGCAATACCTGCATAGAGGCAGTCGGTAGTAACCTTTAACAGCTGCGCGCGTTCGGGGCTTACGTTACCAACCGGTACCGTTACGCATGAATCGCTGATGTATCCGTTGAGGTCAATGCCGATATCCAGCGAGACGAGATCCCCGTCCTGTACGATTTTCTTTTTGCTGGGAATACCGTGAATAACTTCTTCGTTGATGGAGATACAAGCTGCCCCCGGAAAATCTTCCGCATACCATGCGGGAACGCCCCCGATCCTCTTAATGTACGAAACGCAGAAATCGTCCAGTTCCTTCGTACTTACACCGGGCTGCACTCGCGGTGTTAATTCTTTAAAAAGTCGAGCCAACGCTTTACAGGATAGGCGGATACCGTCTATCTGTTCCTTTGTCTTAATCCGTATCATATAATCCCTTACCTTTTCGCACAGTCTTACCGTCTCAGGCTATGCCGGCTAATCAATGGTTAGGTTAACCGGAGCGTCTTAACGCCAAAGCTGCTGCTGATAGTTTTTCTTTAATTTCGTAATACCTCGAATGCGGGGATTCATCCGTAACGAAGCCGCTGCGCACCCGTCGCCGGTACTAAAATCGCCCATCCGGTAATAAATTTCCGCCATTTTTTTTAATATTTCCGCATTATCCGTTTTGCTCAGCCCAAAATCCAACGCGGCTTCGCAGCAGTCAAGCATTAAATCATCCGGAAGAGTGTAAATGAGCTTTTCACGGATAAGCTTACGGGCTAAGATAAGCACTTCGGGGAAAAAATGGCGGAAATAAGACTGCTTCTGTTCTTCGCGGATAATTTGTTCAAGCAGCAAAAAGGCTTCATAATAGTGATCGCGGAAATAGAGTTCTTCTGCAAGAACAAAACCGCAATCCATAAAGTCGCCTCTACTAAAGTAGCGGCGCAGCGAAAACGTAGGCTGTACCGACCGGAGCCGTAAAAACTCCTGCACAGCCTCATCTTCCGCATTATGAAAAAGGTCAAAAAAGATCAGCGTTGCCCTGCTTTCAGGATCCGTCCGCTCCTTTAACCACGTACGGTAATCAAAACCTTCGCCTTTTTGAGCGGTCTTATTATAGAAAAAATCGAATTCCGCCCGGCGCTTTACATCAAGCAAGGCTTCATACGCGCGGATAAGCCGCATCAGCGCCTGTTCGTTTGCTTTTTTACCTTCAGTATTCCGGACATTATGCGGAATATCGGGATGCAGTTCCTTAGCTTTTTTCCGAAATGCCCGTTTAATTTCGGAGGTAGATGCAGAGGGGGGAATATTTAAAACTTTGTAATAATCTTCGATTACATGTTGACTATATGAATACGCCTTACGCCCTTCTTCGCTATCCTGCCTGCCGTTTTCCGCCCTGTTAGCCAATATTTGCCCCCGCACGGCGGGCATCCGCTGCATTCTGTAAAACGCTAAAGTAGTCGATAATAAAACCGCAGCTTTCCAATCCGTTCATTACATTTCGGGTAAATTTTTCCGAAAACAGTCCATTCTTCACAGTCAGCACACAGCCCTTACAGCCTTCTTTTAGGCCGTGATCTTTCAGTATAGTTATAACGGCAGAATCGGGTTTTGAAGTAAAAAACGGTTTTTCGGCATAGAAAACGGCGATATACCCAAACATATTGAGCCTGTCCGTATCGGTCAGCGCATATCCGTCAAGGACACGGAGCTCCTCACACCGGTTCCGGGCAGCTTCTTTTAAGGCCTCCAGAAAAATCCGCGTTTGAGGCTTTTTCCCTTTATCAAAATAAACCAAAACTGCTGTCATGGAGATATAATAGAAAAAATGTAGCTCTTTTGCAACCCAACACCTTTTGAAATATATGGCGTATCTACTGCAAGTACGTTTAACTATAATTGAATTGTAAAAGCTTTTTCCAATCGGAAGGAAATGCAATATGCTGTAAATCAATGTCTTGTTCGTTGAGAGGTGCGGGAGATCCTGTTGCGTTAATAAAACATATAATGGACTTGATTGCAATCCATAATCTGCGTATATAAAACTCCGACATGGATGCAATGCGAACCCTTGCACAAACAAGTGCAGACCCGTAAAATTAAAAGGCTGATAAGGATACCTGTGTGCTGAATTTTCAACGACCGCTTTTTTTTCTCCTCCTGTTTTTGCTGCCGGCTTTTGTGCTGCTCCGGCGGGCGGGGAAACTACAAGCGGTATCGATAGTGCTGCCGCTCGGAAACTGGAACGGCTTTATGCCGGAAAAAAATCTGCAGGTTTATTTCATACACCGCCTCTCCCAGTACGTCCTTGCTGCGGCATTCGTATTCGCCGTCGCAGCGCTTGCGGAACCGGTACGGCAAACCTCGGAAGCGATGTATTCAAGTTCGGGGCAGGCGCTGATGTTTGTAATCGACACGAGCCCCTCGATGGCCGCACAGGATATGGGAACCGAAACACGGCTTGAGGCGGCGAAACGTATTATCAAGTCTTTTGCGGAAAAGTATGAAGGCGATTCGCTGGGGCTTACCGCGTTGGGCAGTTCCGCCGCCGTGCTTATTCCGCCGACAATCGACAGGCACACTTTTCTGACCCGTTTGGATCAGCTGCAAGTCGGAGAATTAGGCGACGGAACCGCAATCGGCATGGGGCTTGCTTCCGCAGTTCTGCATCTTACGCAATATTCTACATTACCCTCTCATATCATCCTTTTTACCGATGGGGATAACAACACCGGCGAGGTACATCCCCGCGCCGCGGCCGATATCATCAAGCATAAGAAAATCGGTTTTTACATTATCGGGTTGGGAAAATCGGGATATGCACCGGTCAAGTATATCGAGCCTATACAAAAAAAAGAAATTTCCGGCACATTGAACACCGTGTTTAACGAAACCGAGCTGCAAAAAATCGCCAGATACGGCAACGGCCGCTATTTTTCGGCAAAGTCCCCCGAATTGCTGACGGACATTTTTAACCGGTTTATTCAAAAAATACCGGCGACCCCGCCCGCGATGACGATGCGCAAACAGGTTTATTTGGACAACTTGTTTTTACTGATTGCAATGGGTTGTGCGGCGGGCGCATGGCTGCTCCGCAGGTTTGGAATGCAGGCGGTGTCATAATGGTTGAATTTGAAAAACCGCTTTTTCTTTTACTGCTCCTCTGCATTCCACCCGCCTGTGCCGTTACGTTATATCGTATAAAAAAATTACAAAGAAGCTATGCAGCGGCGGAAGGAATACAGCGGATGATACGGACATTGCGGATCCGGACGGCACTTTGGAGCGCCGGTTGGCTATTCCTCTGTCTTGCTGCGGCCGTACCGCTCTGGGGTACCAAGCAGACCACCGTAATAAAGCACGGAAATGCCGTAATCTTTGCCGTCGATATTTCACGCAGCATGACCGTTGCCGACGTTGCGCCGAACCGCCTTGAATTTGCAAAGCAATATGTTGCCTTTTTAATAGAACGTTTACCGGAAACCGCATGCGGATTGGTTACGATAAAAGGGCAGGGAACACTTGCCGTGCCGTTGAGCTTTAACCATCAAAGCGTGCTTACCGCAGCGGAAACGCTGTCTCCTTTTAATGCTACGTCGGCAGGCAGCAATCTTGAGCACGGTTTGCGGATTGCGTTGGAGTCCTTTCCCGAAAACCGCTTAACCGGAAAAACAGTTGTCCTCTGCACCGACGGCGATGAGACGGCAGGTTCGGTTTCTCGTATCCTTCCGCGATTTAGGCAAGACAATGTTCAATTGATTATCATCGGATTCGGAACGGAAACGGGCGGTACGCTTTCCATCCTCAATGAGAAACACGAATCGGTATTGCAAAAAAGCCGTTTGGAGGAAGCGGCTCTCAAGCGCTATGTGGAACAGACTTTAAACGGAAGTTTTTATGTTTCCGCCATAGAGCTCGGTTCGGCACAAAAGGTATTACAATCATTGACGGGAGGAGATGCCGAAAGTGAAAAAATCCGGTATGTGCAAAAACCGGTACGGCGGACGTTTGAATGCACAGCCGTAGCGCTTCTCTTTTTTTGCGCAGGCCTTTGGGCGGGAGGTTTTCGTGCTAAAAAAAAGTAGACACTCATCTGCCGCCGGATCACCCATATCATCACTATCAACATTATTATCATCGTTGTTTTTATCGTCATCATTTTTATCGATATATCTTATTTTTATACCGATATTGGTGCTAAGCATATCGGGCTGCAGCGGAGAACAACAAACTAAACTCGCATACATAAAAGGAACGCTCGCATGGAGACAGGGAAATTGGAATAATGCGGTGCTGTATTTTTATGAAGCTGAAAGTTTGGCGGCGAAACTGCCCGATGAGAACATGGCACAGTACACGGATTCCGCGCTCGCTTCCGCATATCTCATGCAGGGAGAAGATACGGCCGCGTCAAGAAAATTAGAAAATATTTCTGAAACGGCGCCGGATATTTTACGGGCGCACCGTTTTTATCAACAGGGCATTATCGCATTCCGTGCAAAAGAATATGCACAAGCGGCTGCGCTGTTCCGAAAATCGCTGGAACTTTCCGGCAGCGATATGGCAGCCAAAATTAATTATGAACTGAGCAAAAAACTCAGCGATACACAGCGGGAGATGCAGCATCAAGCTCCGCAAAATGCCGCGGAAGATCCTGAGTCCGATTTGACGGATTCGATTATCTTGGATATTATCCGCAAAAGAGAGCAAAACGAATGGGAAAAAATGCAACACGAATCGGAACCGGCGATAAACGACTATTAGCATTCAGGCGGCTAATAAAGCCGGCAATACTCTTTCTTTTTTGCCGGGCGGCTGCAATCTTTTTGTTTTGCTGTGAAGAGACAGCGCTCTACGGGCAACAAAGCGATAATTTTATTGAGCTTAAAATAGACAGTACCGAATTTTCAATCGATCGTGAGCTGGAAATAGAAATCATCATCAACAGTGATGCTCCCTATCTACAAGCTTATAGCGATACGCCGCGGTTTTACCTTGCCGTTGAAGGCGATGCTGCGGCCGTGCCGGTACAGCTTGTGCAAAGCAGTGCAATCCCCGAACGGGACAGCCTGCACCTTCGGTACCGCTATCGGTTTAACGGAACAGGCACATTTAGATTCGTTCCTACGCTGCAGTGGAGAAAGCAAACGCTTGAGCTTGCACCGCTGGATATAACCGTACACAGCCGGCCGCTTTCGGAAAGCACGCCGTTTTTGTGGAAGCTGTATGCTGCGGACGGGCGTCCGATTCCGGAAGATGCCGCTATCGAACAAGGCAGGGAATATATTCTGTGTCTAGCTGCGGCTTTTTATTCTGCCGGATATGCCGAACGTTATCTGCAAGTTTTACAAACCGCCTCTGTGCAACTCGAAGCCGCCCGCTCCGAAATTTCCCATTCCAAAGCCCTCCGCTCCCAAGAGAACCAAAGCGGCGCGGATAGTCAGGCTATAGGTGATGAACTGCCGCTGCCGACCGAGATACTCCACATCGATTGTTCTCCTTCCGAAAGCGCCGCATTAAAACCGCTCGCACTCGGCGAACTACCGTTTGATGCGGCTGTTTTACTCGATGCGGCGGGAAATCCTGACGCGGTGGATGGTTCCGATACGGCCGTTTCACCCAATGCCGTTTTTTCCCATGCCAACAGCGAACACTATCTGCTTGCGATATTCAGTATAATACCGCTGCGCATAGGTGCCCAGAGTCTACCCCAAGCGCAGATATTTTTTGCATCGGGCGGAACGGCATTCAGCGTACCTGCATCATACCGCGCCAATCGGCAGGCTGCAGCTCAAGCCACCGGCAAAGGCGGCGCGGACGGCTTTACCGCCGCTGCGTTTCAGGCGCTCCCGAATGAAACGCAGTACAGCGGCAGCAGTATGACCGGCCAAGAAAAAAACGCTGCGGCGGTCCAAATTGCCGAATACCGCAAACAGGAAGCGGCATCGCTTTTTGCTCCTACAATCAGCCGTGAACGGAAAAAGCTGGAAACCGCTTTAGAAATTGCACAGCCGCTGCCACTGTATCCGCGCCTTCTCGGCGTTTTAACGGCGGTAATTTCAATCCTGCTGCTGATAGGCACGGCGGTATGCGGATTACGCAATAAAAAATTGTTGATGCTCATCCTACTCACCGGTGCGCTGTGCAGCGGCGGCTTCACCGTTGTAATGTTCCGGCGCATACTGCAGCCGCAGGGAGTATACACCGGCGTCAGCGGAGACCCTGCGGTGCGGCGTATACCGGAAAACAGCGGCGGTACCGTATACCGGCTTTCGGCAGGGGAAAGCTTCATTATCGTACGCCAAACGCCTCAATGGTACTACATCAAAACTGCCGGCGGCGCTGCAGGCTGGATATCCCCGCAATCGGTTATACGGTACAATTAATTCTTGACAGTGCCATCAACTCGCTGTATCATACCATATATAAAAATTTTTATATTTTTATTTAAAATATTTCAATAGGAGGAATGAAATGAAAAAACATTTCATGGTGGCACTGACAGGCGCATTCATCGGTATTGCGGCTGTCGTATTGGTTAAGTTCGGAAACCCGGGAAACATGGGCTTCTGTATTGCCTGTTTCTTGCGGGACATTGCAGGTTCTTTAAAACTGCACAATGCAGCCGTGGTACAGTATATGCGCCCCGAAATCATCGGTCTTATCGTCGGCGCTTTTGCAATCGCACTTGTAAAAAAAGAGTTTAAACCGCGCGGCGGGTCGGCTCCCTTTACCCGCTTTGTATTGGGCTTTTTCGTAATGATCGGCGCGCTGATGTTCTTGGGCTGCCCCTTGCGTATGTTTTTACGTTTAGGTGCAGGCGACTTGAACGCACTGTTCGGGCTTGTCGGATTTGTCATCGGGATCAGTATCGGGGTTGTATTCCTCAACAAGAATTTCTCGCTGAACCGTGCATATACGCAATCAAAACAGGAAGGTATGCTGCCTCCCATCGTGATGATCGTGTTCTTTGTTTTACTTGTTGCGTTCCCCGCCGTCCTTGCCTTTAGCGAAAAAGGCCCCGGTTCAATGCACGCTCCGATCGCGCTTGCCCTCGGTATCGGCCTTGTAGGCGGAGCATTGGCACAGCGCAGCCGCCTTTGTACT from the Treponema vincentii F0403 genome contains:
- a CDS encoding vWA domain-containing protein yields the protein MVEFEKPLFLLLLLCIPPACAVTLYRIKKLQRSYAAAEGIQRMIRTLRIRTALWSAGWLFLCLAAAVPLWGTKQTTVIKHGNAVIFAVDISRSMTVADVAPNRLEFAKQYVAFLIERLPETACGLVTIKGQGTLAVPLSFNHQSVLTAAETLSPFNATSAGSNLEHGLRIALESFPENRLTGKTVVLCTDGDETAGSVSRILPRFRQDNVQLIIIGFGTETGGTLSILNEKHESVLQKSRLEEAALKRYVEQTLNGSFYVSAIELGSAQKVLQSLTGGDAESEKIRYVQKPVRRTFECTAVALLFFCAGLWAGGFRAKKK
- a CDS encoding rhodanese-like domain-containing protein, coding for MFNWKRSLKKVSVLIFTLACIALTESACTTREGKSDTQGSAVIMNMKGAELDNIMNDRAEKEQYLVIDVREKNEYDAGHVRYAINISLNDIEGRLDDIADLKDKNIIVICRSGRRSRAAAEILQKNGFTKVFNADGVAAYSYKSLTKVANVRGKQMQALVNTGNYSVVDAREPADYAVSHLKGALSGNADTVAEILPRLPKDKPVLTYCYSGNRSFAVAEKLAAAGYTVINSLDGINEYPDFELIK
- a CDS encoding VWA domain-containing protein; the encoded protein is MLNFQRPLFFLLLFLLPAFVLLRRAGKLQAVSIVLPLGNWNGFMPEKNLQVYFIHRLSQYVLAAAFVFAVAALAEPVRQTSEAMYSSSGQALMFVIDTSPSMAAQDMGTETRLEAAKRIIKSFAEKYEGDSLGLTALGSSAAVLIPPTIDRHTFLTRLDQLQVGELGDGTAIGMGLASAVLHLTQYSTLPSHIILFTDGDNNTGEVHPRAAADIIKHKKIGFYIIGLGKSGYAPVKYIEPIQKKEISGTLNTVFNETELQKIARYGNGRYFSAKSPELLTDIFNRFIQKIPATPPAMTMRKQVYLDNLFLLIAMGCAAGAWLLRRFGMQAVS
- a CDS encoding SH3 domain-containing protein; amino-acid sequence: MGKNATRIGTGDKRLLAFRRLIKPAILFLFCRAAAIFLFCCEETALYGQQSDNFIELKIDSTEFSIDRELEIEIIINSDAPYLQAYSDTPRFYLAVEGDAAAVPVQLVQSSAIPERDSLHLRYRYRFNGTGTFRFVPTLQWRKQTLELAPLDITVHSRPLSESTPFLWKLYAADGRPIPEDAAIEQGREYILCLAAAFYSAGYAERYLQVLQTASVQLEAARSEISHSKALRSQENQSGADSQAIGDELPLPTEILHIDCSPSESAALKPLALGELPFDAAVLLDAAGNPDAVDGSDTAVSPNAVFSHANSEHYLLAIFSIIPLRIGAQSLPQAQIFFASGGTAFSVPASYRANRQAAAQATGKGGADGFTAAAFQALPNETQYSGSSMTGQEKNAAAVQIAEYRKQEAASLFAPTISRERKKLETALEIAQPLPLYPRLLGVLTAVISILLLIGTAVCGLRNKKLLMLILLTGALCSGGFTVVMFRRILQPQGVYTGVSGDPAVRRIPENSGGTVYRLSAGESFIIVRQTPQWYYIKTAGGAAGWISPQSVIRYN
- the map gene encoding type I methionyl aminopeptidase — encoded protein: MIRIKTKEQIDGIRLSCKALARLFKELTPRVQPGVSTKELDDFCVSYIKRIGGVPAWYAEDFPGAACISINEEVIHGIPSKKKIVQDGDLVSLDIGIDLNGYISDSCVTVPVGNVSPERAQLLKVTTDCLYAGIAACQAGKRVNAISRAVYDLARQYNYGVVYEYCGHGVGLKVHEDPNIPNVPERGAPNPRLVPGMVIAIEPMINLGTADVKTRADGWTVVSADKSCSCHMEHTVAIFEDHTEILTQLNPGEV
- the yedE gene encoding YedE family putative selenium transporter: MKKHFMVALTGAFIGIAAVVLVKFGNPGNMGFCIACFLRDIAGSLKLHNAAVVQYMRPEIIGLIVGAFAIALVKKEFKPRGGSAPFTRFVLGFFVMIGALMFLGCPLRMFLRLGAGDLNALFGLVGFVIGISIGVVFLNKNFSLNRAYTQSKQEGMLPPIVMIVFFVLLVAFPAVLAFSEKGPGSMHAPIALALGIGLVGGALAQRSRLCTAGGIRDAIMLKDFHLLTGSISILVVVLIGSLITGQFKLGFAGQAVAHTDGLWNALGMVLVGWASVLLGGCPLRQLILTGEGNTDSAVTVTGLVAGAAFAHNFGLASSGKGPTSAGMIAVVI
- a CDS encoding J domain-containing protein, whose amino-acid sequence is MPAVRGQILANRAENGRQDSEEGRKAYSYSQHVIEDYYKVLNIPPSASTSEIKRAFRKKAKELHPDIPHNVRNTEGKKANEQALMRLIRAYEALLDVKRRAEFDFFYNKTAQKGEGFDYRTWLKERTDPESRATLIFFDLFHNAEDEAVQEFLRLRSVQPTFSLRRYFSRGDFMDCGFVLAEELYFRDHYYEAFLLLEQIIREEQKQSYFRHFFPEVLILARKLIREKLIYTLPDDLMLDCCEAALDFGLSKTDNAEILKKMAEIYYRMGDFSTGDGCAAASLRMNPRIRGITKLKKNYQQQLWR